The Snodgrassella alvi wkB2 genome window below encodes:
- a CDS encoding XRE family transcriptional regulator: protein MNKKMHETAARLYKVVAKNNNIHKQSELAHVLGVVQQSIVNWEKRGISKQGLLLIQKKLKINPDWLVSGVGNELIIDNSNDGINNQSNIELYGDFFLYDENSLFSGHYVLIPLYHDTYALDAKTGIYRYQFNQSDFKLPCSKELLKKFGVQKENVVCITVAGSSMEPVLKDGSIVAIDTSSKIIKDGRIYAIKQGSLVRIRKLYRIASDVLKISCYNQEDKAYADELVKIDKIEIIGVAFWWSVVQSI, encoded by the coding sequence ATGAATAAGAAAATGCATGAAACAGCAGCAAGATTGTATAAAGTCGTGGCGAAAAATAACAATATACACAAGCAAAGTGAATTAGCTCATGTTCTTGGTGTCGTTCAGCAATCAATTGTAAACTGGGAAAAAAGAGGAATCTCAAAACAAGGATTGCTGCTGATTCAGAAAAAATTAAAAATCAATCCAGATTGGTTAGTATCTGGAGTTGGGAATGAATTAATTATCGATAATTCAAACGACGGAATTAATAATCAATCAAATATCGAATTATATGGTGATTTCTTTTTGTATGATGAAAATTCCCTCTTTTCTGGGCATTATGTACTGATACCTTTGTATCATGACACTTATGCACTTGACGCAAAAACAGGTATTTACCGTTATCAATTTAATCAATCTGATTTCAAATTGCCATGTTCCAAAGAATTATTAAAAAAATTTGGCGTCCAAAAAGAGAACGTAGTTTGCATAACAGTTGCCGGCAGCAGTATGGAGCCTGTTTTAAAAGATGGCTCTATTGTAGCTATAGATACATCAAGTAAAATTATTAAGGATGGAAGGATTTATGCGATTAAACAGGGCAGCCTTGTTAGAATCAGAAAATTATATAGAATCGCAAGCGATGTCTTAAAAATTAGTTGTTACAATCAAGAAGATAAAGCATATGCTGATGAGCTAGTAAAAATTGATAAAATAGAGATCATCGGTGTAGCCTTTTGGTGGTCTGTAGTTCAAAGTATTTAA
- a CDS encoding S24 family peptidase, with protein MTNKLKERLHELMREYGLKTQTQLADFAKVSKGLVHQWFNGDTGLGKKPLLELEKKTRFSAQWLANGTGNKYKDNAINLFDSYKMYSPLEAADSNTTTLKLYDMSASCGQGIIIPEFPELLRTIEIPNDALLELLGTTNLQGVQLMPPDGDSMEPTIPRRSITLIKTDIDKFQDSGVYLITFDGYTYIKRLARGKSGVIKVISDNKLYSDTDFDIKPNEIDQLVIHGKFWKALPLDFLDI; from the coding sequence ATGACAAATAAGCTAAAAGAACGTCTTCATGAATTAATGCGGGAGTATGGATTAAAAACCCAAACACAGCTTGCAGATTTTGCTAAGGTTAGCAAAGGATTAGTTCATCAGTGGTTTAATGGTGATACAGGTCTTGGGAAAAAGCCGTTACTAGAATTAGAGAAGAAAACACGATTTTCAGCACAATGGCTAGCAAATGGAACAGGAAATAAATATAAAGATAATGCTATTAATTTATTTGATTCATATAAAATGTATAGTCCATTGGAAGCAGCCGATAGTAATACCACAACCCTGAAATTATATGATATGAGTGCTTCTTGCGGTCAAGGAATCATAATTCCTGAATTTCCAGAACTTCTTAGAACTATTGAAATTCCTAATGACGCTCTTTTAGAGTTACTAGGAACGACTAATTTACAAGGAGTACAACTAATGCCTCCTGATGGCGATTCAATGGAACCAACAATACCAAGGCGATCTATTACATTAATTAAAACAGATATAGATAAATTTCAAGATAGTGGTGTTTATTTAATTACATTTGATGGATATACATACATCAAAAGATTAGCAAGGGGGAAATCAGGTGTAATTAAAGTAATATCTGATAATAAATTATATTCAGATACAGATTTTGACATTAAACCTAATGAAATAGACCAGTTAGTTATCCATGGTAAATTTTGGAAAGCTTTGCCCTTGGATTTTCTAGATATATAA
- a CDS encoding Cro/CI family transcriptional regulator, translated as MYEKDNRFIEILGGDTAVAKLCGITRGAVSQWEK; from the coding sequence ATGTATGAAAAGGATAATAGATTCATAGAGATATTAGGTGGCGATACGGCTGTAGCAAAATTATGCGGTATAACACGCGGTGCTGTTTCGCAATGGGAAAAATGA
- a CDS encoding helix-turn-helix domain-containing protein — protein sequence MNSQSEQILKYLQAGNALTPLEALRKFNCLRLGVRIYDLRQKGYVINSFLTTHTAMHAAESASALFNAGDKYRAGLAFKTAYERIVSEKKAKGIQPDWYVSAGLDKEQLAQLITEAAATGKITNDYALALLPAGEERMNIEAGNLLTDKQKEEGKARLGNLLNLITQKCALN from the coding sequence ATAAATTCCCAATCAGAACAAATTCTGAAATACCTACAGGCGGGTAACGCTTTAACGCCCTTAGAAGCCTTGCGCAAATTTAATTGCCTGAGACTGGGTGTGCGTATCTACGATTTACGACAGAAAGGATATGTCATTAATTCATTCCTTACAACTCACACAGCTATGCATGCAGCAGAAAGTGCATCAGCACTATTCAATGCAGGAGACAAATACCGTGCAGGGCTTGCGTTTAAAACTGCATATGAGCGCATCGTTAGCGAGAAGAAGGCAAAAGGTATACAGCCAGATTGGTACGTTAGCGCAGGGCTTGATAAAGAACAGTTAGCGCAACTAATCACAGAAGCGGCGGCAACAGGGAAAATTACAAACGATTATGCCTTAGCTTTATTGCCAGCAGGCGAAGAGCGCATGAATATTGAAGCCGGAAATCTTCTAACCGATAAACAAAAAGAAGAGGGCAAAGCCCGGTTAGGAAATCTGCTTAATTTAATAACGCAAAAATGCGCGCTGAATTAA
- a CDS encoding DNA N-6-adenine-methyltransferase, with translation MNKGFTHEKNASNNSDEWYTPEWMFRILNLDFDLDPAAPKGGLPWIPAQQFYCKEDDGLSKPWHGLVWLNPPYGKETGKWLQRMHEHRQGIALVFSRTDSRWFHDYAVKADAILYLKGRVRFVNADGDPGKSSLGCGSVLIGWGEVAVSALQAAANKLGHLELIAKGRNDK, from the coding sequence ATGAATAAAGGTTTTACTCATGAAAAAAACGCCAGTAACAATTCAGATGAATGGTACACGCCAGAATGGATGTTCAGAATCCTCAATCTGGATTTTGACTTAGATCCAGCTGCGCCAAAAGGCGGATTACCGTGGATACCGGCACAACAATTTTATTGCAAAGAAGATGACGGTTTATCAAAACCATGGCACGGACTTGTCTGGCTCAATCCGCCGTATGGGAAAGAAACCGGCAAATGGTTGCAGCGCATGCACGAACACCGGCAGGGAATTGCCCTTGTATTTTCCCGTACAGACAGCCGCTGGTTTCATGATTATGCGGTTAAAGCCGATGCAATTCTGTATTTAAAAGGCAGAGTTCGTTTCGTTAATGCTGATGGTGATCCGGGTAAATCAAGCCTGGGTTGTGGTTCAGTATTAATTGGCTGGGGTGAGGTTGCTGTATCAGCATTACAGGCAGCCGCAAATAAGCTGGGACATCTGGAATTGATAGCAAAGGGCAGAAATGACAAATAA
- a CDS encoding DUF1367 family protein: MELVAVKAVDNSLRPVTAIDADSLKKVKVGQPVKIQVTRQKDRSLPHHRLFFGGLLPFAFDYWQPAGGVISPKERDVVLWVAKRLDKFAGNKGIIVKAAEEALNLLAKKRAEKLPVIDKDINSFRRWLTIEAGYFNICVTPAGVVKEPKSISFARMDQDEFNAFYKACFTVCWNMILCNRFSSEDEAQQAIDQLLSLGN, from the coding sequence ATGGAATTAGTAGCAGTTAAGGCAGTTGATAACAGCTTGCGACCAGTTACAGCAATTGATGCCGATAGTCTCAAAAAAGTTAAGGTTGGCCAACCGGTAAAGATACAAGTAACCAGACAAAAGGACCGGAGCCTGCCTCATCACCGTTTATTCTTTGGCGGCTTACTGCCTTTTGCTTTTGATTACTGGCAACCGGCAGGCGGAGTTATCAGTCCTAAAGAACGGGATGTGGTGCTGTGGGTAGCTAAGAGGCTGGATAAGTTCGCTGGTAATAAAGGCATTATTGTTAAAGCCGCAGAGGAAGCACTTAACTTACTGGCTAAAAAGCGCGCCGAAAAACTACCCGTTATAGACAAAGACATTAATTCATTTCGTCGCTGGCTAACTATTGAAGCCGGATATTTTAATATTTGCGTAACACCGGCTGGCGTAGTGAAAGAGCCTAAATCAATCAGTTTTGCCAGGATGGATCAGGACGAGTTTAACGCCTTCTATAAAGCCTGCTTCACTGTTTGCTGGAACATGATTTTATGCAACCGCTTCTCCAGTGAAGATGAGGCACAGCAGGCTATTGATCAGCTTTTATCTTTAGGGAATTAA
- a CDS encoding DUF1364 domain-containing protein — MSKITRSARGQQCQVRMPGICNGNPETVVFAHYRLAGSCGTGIKPSDLLGAYACSACHDEADRRTTILDAETAHLYHAEGVLRTQLLLNSQHLIQIA, encoded by the coding sequence ATGAGCAAAATCACCCGATCAGCACGAGGACAGCAATGTCAGGTACGCATGCCCGGTATTTGTAACGGCAATCCTGAAACAGTGGTTTTCGCTCACTACAGGCTGGCAGGTAGTTGCGGTACCGGAATTAAACCCAGTGATCTATTAGGCGCATACGCATGCAGTGCCTGCCATGATGAAGCGGACAGAAGAACAACGATACTGGATGCAGAAACCGCGCACCTGTACCACGCAGAGGGCGTACTGAGGACGCAACTGCTACTAAACAGCCAGCATTTGATACAAATAGCTTAG
- a CDS encoding type II toxin-antitoxin system HicB family antitoxin: protein MVQISEMYSQNTSCKTDMSYSALIQKQANSYVVTFRDLPEALTCGDTLEEARIMAADALLTALEFYFEDRRPVPIPSKMQKGEELISLPPSVTAKVLLLNEMIKQNVSNAELARRLLTRPQDVQRLTNLRHATKIDAINAALNQLGKQLHISLIPIHHSA from the coding sequence ATGGTTCAAATATCAGAAATGTATTCTCAAAATACAAGCTGTAAAACAGATATGTCTTACAGCGCATTAATACAAAAACAAGCAAATTCATATGTAGTCACTTTTCGCGACTTACCAGAAGCATTAACCTGTGGAGATACGCTTGAAGAAGCACGTATTATGGCCGCAGATGCGTTACTTACTGCTTTAGAATTTTATTTTGAAGACCGTCGGCCAGTGCCTATACCTTCGAAAATGCAGAAAGGTGAAGAATTGATTTCTTTACCTCCTAGTGTTACTGCAAAAGTACTTTTACTTAATGAAATGATTAAGCAAAATGTTTCCAATGCAGAGTTAGCCAGACGTTTACTTACACGTCCTCAGGATGTTCAAAGGCTTACTAATCTTCGTCATGCAACTAAAATTGATGCTATTAACGCTGCATTAAATCAACTAGGTAAACAACTACATATTAGTTTAATACCCATTCATCATTCAGCATAA
- a CDS encoding type II toxin-antitoxin system HicA family toxin translates to MKIQKFLNLLISQGVKTKDGTKHIKLYYNGKQSTLPRHPSKEIPKRLVEKIKKQLGL, encoded by the coding sequence ATGAAAATACAAAAATTTTTAAACTTATTAATTTCTCAAGGAGTAAAAACTAAAGATGGCACTAAACACATAAAACTTTACTATAATGGTAAGCAATCGACTTTACCCAGACACCCCAGTAAAGAGATTCCAAAGCGGCTGGTTGAAAAAATCAAAAAGCAGTTGGGATTATAA
- a CDS encoding helix-turn-helix domain-containing protein — protein sequence MISGINLQNTIPSEVVSLIFDNGFTPARAWREYLQLTQEECARKLGISQAAYSQLETSNNPRKTTRNKLATALGINPEQLDC from the coding sequence ATGATATCCGGCATAAATCTTCAAAATACTATCCCCAGTGAGGTAGTAAGCCTTATTTTTGATAATGGCTTTACACCAGCCCGTGCATGGCGTGAATACTTACAGCTTACTCAGGAAGAATGCGCCAGAAAGTTAGGAATATCTCAGGCTGCTTACTCCCAGCTAGAAACATCAAACAACCCACGCAAAACCACAAGAAATAAGCTGGCTACTGCACTAGGGATTAATCCTGAACAACTGGATTGCTGA
- a CDS encoding type II toxin-antitoxin system HicB family antitoxin, translated as MFLYIAIHKDENTGYGVTVPSLPGCFSYGDTLEKAIEESKQAILFHIEGLLEDGIEPETNQPDLATLIDTPEYAGAQWFGIEVNIDHLTLKPERFNVSWPKYLLNKVDTYVSLTHDTRSNFLAKAALERINSANQNAGIAK; from the coding sequence ATGTTTCTCTACATTGCTATACACAAAGATGAAAACACCGGTTACGGTGTAACAGTGCCCTCTTTACCCGGCTGCTTTTCATATGGTGATACTTTAGAAAAGGCTATTGAAGAATCTAAACAAGCCATCTTATTTCATATCGAGGGTTTACTTGAAGATGGCATAGAACCTGAAACAAATCAGCCCGACCTTGCCACTCTCATTGATACCCCTGAGTATGCAGGAGCACAATGGTTTGGTATCGAGGTGAATATTGATCACCTAACCCTTAAACCAGAACGATTTAATGTTAGCTGGCCTAAATACCTTTTGAACAAGGTTGATACCTACGTATCACTAACCCACGATACCCGTTCTAACTTTCTTGCTAAAGCCGCACTTGAGAGAATTAATAGTGCCAATCAAAACGCCGGCATAGCTAAATGA
- a CDS encoding type II toxin-antitoxin system HicA family toxin encodes MHSSKVIKRLLDDGWYEVAVRGSHHQFKHPEKSGRVTVPHPKKDLPLGTVKNIFKQAGLK; translated from the coding sequence ATGCATAGCTCAAAGGTTATTAAAAGGCTGCTTGATGATGGGTGGTATGAGGTAGCCGTTAGAGGCAGCCATCATCAATTCAAACATCCGGAAAAATCAGGTCGTGTTACCGTCCCTCACCCTAAAAAGGATTTACCACTCGGGACAGTAAAAAATATATTTAAACAAGCCGGTCTTAAATAA
- a CDS encoding terminase small subunit yields MVDTNNSAMSGLTEKQQRFVEEYLIDFNATQAAIRAGYSARTASAVGHENLRKPDIVKALNEAKQKRCMRTQINADYVLQRLVEIDQMDVADILNADGSVLPVKEWPEVWRKTLSGFDVLTMMDKEDGQSILKKIKWPDKVKNLELLGKHVTVQAFNEKTSVSGELKIETRPISAIFEQADD; encoded by the coding sequence ATGGTGGATACCAACAACTCCGCCATGAGCGGATTAACAGAAAAACAGCAGCGTTTTGTTGAAGAGTACCTAATAGATTTCAATGCCACACAGGCTGCAATCAGGGCAGGATACAGTGCCAGAACGGCTAGTGCGGTAGGGCATGAAAACCTCAGAAAACCTGACATTGTAAAGGCACTGAACGAAGCAAAACAAAAACGCTGTATGCGTACACAGATTAATGCTGATTATGTTCTGCAGCGTCTGGTTGAGATTGATCAGATGGATGTAGCGGACATTCTCAATGCTGATGGCTCAGTATTACCGGTTAAAGAATGGCCGGAAGTATGGAGAAAGACATTAAGCGGCTTTGATGTACTTACCATGATGGATAAAGAAGATGGTCAGAGTATTCTCAAAAAGATTAAATGGCCGGACAAGGTGAAGAATCTTGAATTACTGGGCAAGCATGTAACTGTACAGGCGTTTAATGAAAAGACTTCTGTATCAGGTGAGTTAAAAATAGAAACGCGCCCGATTAGTGCGATATTTGAGCAGGCAGATGATTAG
- a CDS encoding PBSX family phage terminase large subunit: protein MISKHFAKFARPARYKVAYGGRGSGKSWMFAELAIEIARRTKTTIPCVRELQLSIADSVHKLLSNTISRLGYDDEFEVQKSTIIHRGTGTNFIFFGIKNDPGKIKSLEGAGVCWIEEAESITQEMWDTLIPTIRTPGSEIWVSYNPKNMLDDTHQRFVIRPPDNAIVIKANYYDNPNFPEVLRIEMEACKERDYELYRHIWLGEPVADSELAIIKPAWIEAATNAHTRLDLTAAGKRILGFDVADEGEDANATVGRHGSIVFCMDEWRGQDVIYSADKVYQDALEADIDKVIYDSIGVGAGVKAQFARKKGRIQTVGFNAGGKVYKPESPYMPAKKNKDMFANIKAQAWWHVRDRFYKTWRAVEKGDNYPADELISLDGSIRDIEYLKAELSRPQVAYDDNGRVRVESKKDMKKRGIPSPNRADALIMAFVPVSAGLNINPNVLSGL from the coding sequence ATGATTAGTAAACACTTTGCCAAATTTGCCAGACCAGCACGTTACAAGGTTGCTTATGGTGGTCGCGGATCGGGTAAGTCGTGGATGTTTGCTGAACTGGCAATTGAAATAGCCAGACGTACAAAGACAACTATCCCGTGTGTACGTGAATTGCAGCTATCAATTGCTGATTCAGTACACAAGCTACTCTCAAACACGATTTCCCGCCTTGGCTATGATGATGAATTTGAAGTACAGAAATCAACCATTATCCATAGAGGGACAGGCACAAACTTTATCTTTTTCGGGATTAAGAATGATCCGGGGAAGATTAAATCACTTGAGGGTGCCGGCGTATGCTGGATAGAAGAGGCGGAGAGTATCACTCAGGAGATGTGGGATACCCTGATTCCTACAATCCGCACACCGGGCAGTGAGATATGGGTTTCTTACAATCCTAAGAACATGCTGGACGATACACACCAGCGATTTGTAATCCGTCCCCCGGATAACGCAATTGTTATTAAAGCCAACTATTACGATAACCCGAACTTCCCCGAAGTGCTGCGAATAGAAATGGAAGCATGTAAGGAGCGGGATTATGAGCTGTACCGGCATATCTGGTTGGGTGAGCCGGTGGCAGACAGTGAGCTGGCTATTATTAAACCGGCATGGATTGAGGCGGCAACAAATGCGCATACCCGTCTGGATTTAACCGCAGCAGGTAAACGCATTTTAGGATTTGATGTGGCAGACGAGGGCGAAGATGCTAACGCAACAGTCGGGCGGCATGGCTCGATTGTGTTCTGTATGGATGAATGGCGCGGGCAGGATGTCATCTATTCCGCTGATAAAGTCTATCAGGACGCACTGGAGGCTGATATTGATAAGGTTATATATGACAGTATTGGTGTAGGTGCCGGCGTCAAGGCTCAGTTTGCGCGTAAAAAAGGCCGCATTCAGACCGTAGGATTTAATGCCGGCGGCAAGGTTTATAAGCCTGAATCGCCGTATATGCCGGCTAAAAAGAACAAAGATATGTTTGCCAATATCAAAGCACAGGCATGGTGGCATGTGCGCGACCGGTTTTACAAGACGTGGCGTGCAGTTGAGAAAGGCGATAACTACCCTGCGGATGAGCTGATCAGTCTGGATGGAAGTATCAGGGATATTGAATATCTCAAGGCTGAATTAAGCCGGCCGCAGGTAGCGTATGACGATAACGGGCGGGTACGGGTGGAAAGTAAAAAGGATATGAAAAAACGCGGCATTCCGTCACCTAACCGTGCTGATGCCTTAATCATGGCTTTTGTTCCGGTATCTGCTGGTTTAAATATCAATCCTAATGTTCTGAGTGGTTTATGA
- a CDS encoding DUF1073 domain-containing protein, whose translation MMKFWKRNKLRERELAAQEEANRLKKLELEARHKQSMANERAIAFMQEMQSANTPPQGYQMPDIPAGVVPKGRKPAIAQDSLTSSYAFDINAPHFYPCFIGYQALASMSQSTDYRCVYEATAQEMTRTWGEVKVANDSNDKDCRDKIKSIEARMDALNIRELMRHHIENEMIFGRSQIFINIKGHENQKDIPLLIDKAVLGKGCLKGLKLIEPIWTTPSFYNASDATAADFFKPSKWFVMGEEVHADRLLTLVMRPVTDMLKPAYNFSGISMLQLMQPYVERWQRTVDSVSELIHSFSLTGIKTDMSNILAGGDDGVTQLLRRSKLFSQLRGNQNLMLLDNDNEEFFQFNTPLSTLDNLLQKSQEQMAAPSRTPLVKLLGITPSGLNASSDGEIQVYHEYISGMQEAHLLPQLTAIIKLIQLDLFGEIDPQIVFVFKPLEQLNKEQEANTDKVKAERDNALISAGVLSQEEVRARLAKDESGDYSGIDVEDVPEQPQWDFNHGNNQEEAYNTAGTMA comes from the coding sequence ATGATGAAATTCTGGAAACGCAACAAACTGAGAGAGCGTGAGCTGGCTGCGCAGGAAGAGGCTAACCGGCTTAAAAAGCTTGAGCTGGAAGCCAGGCATAAGCAAAGTATGGCCAATGAGCGGGCAATTGCCTTTATGCAAGAAATGCAATCAGCGAATACTCCACCACAAGGCTACCAAATGCCTGATATTCCTGCCGGTGTGGTACCGAAGGGCAGAAAGCCGGCTATTGCTCAGGACAGCCTCACATCTTCATATGCTTTTGATATTAACGCGCCTCACTTTTACCCATGCTTTATCGGGTATCAGGCACTGGCCAGCATGTCACAGTCTACGGATTACCGCTGCGTTTATGAAGCCACAGCGCAGGAAATGACCCGCACATGGGGCGAAGTCAAAGTTGCCAATGACAGCAATGATAAAGACTGCCGCGACAAAATCAAAAGCATTGAAGCGCGTATGGATGCGCTGAATATTCGTGAGCTGATGCGCCACCATATTGAAAATGAAATGATTTTCGGGCGTTCGCAAATATTCATTAATATCAAAGGGCATGAAAACCAAAAAGACATACCGCTGCTGATTGATAAGGCGGTACTGGGTAAAGGCTGCCTTAAAGGGCTTAAACTGATTGAGCCGATCTGGACTACACCAAGTTTTTACAACGCCAGTGATGCAACTGCTGCGGATTTCTTTAAGCCGTCAAAATGGTTTGTTATGGGCGAAGAGGTGCATGCAGACCGTTTGCTAACACTGGTTATGCGTCCGGTGACGGATATGCTTAAGCCTGCATATAACTTCAGTGGTATATCCATGCTGCAGCTTATGCAGCCGTATGTGGAAAGGTGGCAGCGCACAGTCGACAGCGTGTCTGAGCTGATTCATTCGTTTTCACTCACCGGCATTAAAACCGATATGAGCAACATTCTGGCCGGCGGTGATGATGGGGTTACTCAGTTACTGCGACGCTCCAAACTGTTTTCGCAGTTACGCGGCAATCAGAATCTGATGCTGCTGGATAACGATAATGAAGAGTTTTTCCAATTCAATACACCGCTATCCACACTGGACAACCTGCTGCAGAAATCACAGGAACAAATGGCCGCACCAAGCCGTACGCCACTGGTTAAATTACTCGGGATTACACCAAGCGGATTAAATGCCAGCAGTGACGGGGAGATTCAGGTTTATCACGAGTACATCTCCGGCATGCAGGAAGCGCATTTGCTGCCACAGCTTACTGCCATTATCAAACTGATTCAGCTTGATCTGTTCGGGGAAATAGACCCGCAGATTGTGTTTGTGTTTAAACCGCTGGAGCAGTTGAATAAAGAGCAGGAAGCCAACACCGATAAAGTTAAGGCGGAAAGAGACAATGCACTGATTAGCGCCGGTGTGCTTTCTCAGGAAGAAGTACGCGCGCGTCTGGCTAAAGATGAAAGCGGCGATTACTCAGGCATTGATGTGGAAGACGTACCGGAACAGCCGCAGTGGGATTTTAATCATGGCAATAATCAGGAAGAAGCCTACAACACTGCCGGCACTATGGCCTAA
- a CDS encoding phage head morphogenesis protein produces the protein MAIIRKKPTTLPALWPNAGIENSYRKALIKLLNQISDEVNQVLVTEFRKRAAQEKAQMAMDGIVDWVAHVVDYLASKWSDNLDRLAPEIAEAFVSKTVTNYESLLKTHMRKAGFTVRFQITPYQREALQATIETNVGEIKSIASQYLERVQKQVWQCVTSGYDLSGLATELEKNYDISKRRAELIARDQGAKAHAVIECAKRQELGITKAIWLHSHRSKKPRQSHLQANGKVFDVSKGMYLDGEWVQPGMLINCRCGSKSIIDGIGQ, from the coding sequence ATGGCAATAATCAGGAAGAAGCCTACAACACTGCCGGCACTATGGCCTAATGCCGGTATAGAAAACAGCTACCGCAAAGCACTTATTAAACTGCTTAATCAGATTTCCGATGAAGTGAATCAGGTGCTGGTGACAGAATTTCGTAAACGTGCCGCTCAGGAAAAAGCTCAGATGGCTATGGACGGCATAGTCGACTGGGTTGCCCACGTGGTTGATTATCTGGCGTCTAAATGGTCAGACAATCTGGACAGGCTGGCGCCGGAAATTGCTGAGGCATTCGTCAGTAAAACCGTAACTAACTACGAAAGCCTGTTAAAAACACACATGCGTAAAGCCGGTTTTACTGTCCGGTTTCAGATAACACCATATCAGCGTGAAGCATTACAGGCGACAATTGAAACTAATGTCGGGGAGATTAAATCCATTGCTTCACAGTATCTGGAGCGGGTACAGAAGCAGGTATGGCAGTGTGTTACCAGCGGTTATGACCTTTCAGGACTGGCGACAGAACTTGAAAAAAATTACGACATCAGTAAACGCCGTGCTGAACTTATCGCAAGAGATCAGGGAGCAAAGGCGCATGCGGTCATTGAATGCGCCAAGCGGCAGGAGCTGGGTATCACCAAGGCAATCTGGTTGCATTCACACCGCAGCAAAAAGCCACGGCAATCACATTTACAGGCAAACGGTAAAGTATTTGATGTGAGCAAAGGAATGTATCTGGACGGCGAATGGGTACAGCCGGGCATGCTGATTAATTGCCGCTGCGGCAGTAAAAGCATTATAGACGGGATAGGACAATGA